One segment of Mycolicibacterium neworleansense DNA contains the following:
- a CDS encoding MMPL/RND family transporter, whose protein sequence is MSNHGTQNRSGIARVIRTLAVPIVLIWVALNVLTNVFVPPLEKVGEENTVGLSAKDAPAMIAMRKIGSDFQEFDSDSNAMVVLEGEQPLGDAAHHYYDGIVDKLEADTAHVQHVADFWGDPLTASGAQSNDGKSAYVQVYLRGNQGETLANDSVAAVREIVNESSPPPGIKVYVTGGAPLVSDQHHAGDKSVARVTAITLVVIAVMLLIVYRSIATMILVLLMVFMELGAARGIVAFLAHTGVIGLSTFAVNLLTLMVIAAGTDYAIFAIGRYQEARGAGEDRETAYYTMFSGTSHVVLGSGMTIAGAMLCLSFTRLPYFQTMGVPCAVGTFVAVVAALTMGPAVIVIGSRFGRFEPKRSIRSRGWRRVGIAVVRWPGPILAATLGLALIGLLTLPGYKTNYDARKYLPSDLPANVGYAAAERHFSAARMNPELLMVEADHDLRNPADFLVIDKIAKGIVRVPGISRVQAITRPNGRPIEHTSIPFLLSRQGTTNTMNRKYQQDRMADMLVQADEMQKSIDTMEQMSRLTQQMADITHSMVAKTKVMTLDIAELRDNIGDFDDWLRPLRNYFYWEPHCFDIPVCQSLRSIFDTLDGIDALTDDVQQLVPELERLDTLMPQLVALMPQQIESMKTMKTMMLTQRSTQAGQQDQMAAMQENSTAMGKAFDEARNDDTFYLPPEAFDNKDFKRGMKNFISPDGKSVRFIISHEGDPATPEGVNHVDPIKLAAKEALKGTPLEGSKIYLAGTAATYKDMKDGSFYDLLIAGIAAVSLIFIIMLLITRSVVAAAVIVGTVLLSLGASFGLSVLVWQHLLGLELHWMVLAMSVILLLAVGSDYNLLLVSRFKEELPGGLKTGIIRAMAGTGSVVTSAGLVFAFTMASFAFSDLKVMAQVGTTIALGLLFDTLIVRSFMTPAIAAMLGRWFWWPQVIQSAASKRRLAALHQQTNTASAQP, encoded by the coding sequence ATGAGCAACCACGGCACGCAGAACCGGTCGGGCATCGCGCGGGTCATCCGCACGCTGGCGGTGCCGATCGTGCTCATCTGGGTGGCGCTGAACGTCCTGACCAACGTCTTCGTTCCGCCGCTGGAGAAGGTCGGCGAGGAGAACACCGTCGGGCTGAGTGCCAAGGACGCGCCGGCGATGATCGCCATGCGCAAGATCGGCAGCGACTTCCAGGAGTTCGATTCCGACAGCAACGCGATGGTGGTGCTGGAGGGCGAGCAGCCCTTGGGCGATGCCGCGCACCACTACTACGACGGGATCGTCGACAAGCTCGAGGCCGACACCGCCCACGTACAGCACGTGGCGGACTTCTGGGGTGATCCGCTGACGGCGTCAGGTGCCCAGAGCAACGACGGTAAGTCGGCCTACGTCCAGGTTTACCTGCGCGGCAACCAGGGCGAGACGCTGGCCAACGATTCGGTGGCCGCGGTGCGCGAAATCGTCAACGAGTCCTCGCCGCCGCCGGGAATCAAGGTGTACGTGACGGGCGGGGCGCCGTTGGTGTCCGATCAGCACCACGCGGGCGACAAGAGCGTCGCCCGGGTCACCGCCATCACGCTGGTGGTGATCGCGGTGATGCTGCTGATCGTCTACCGCTCGATCGCCACCATGATCCTGGTTCTGCTCATGGTGTTCATGGAACTCGGCGCCGCCCGCGGCATCGTCGCGTTCCTGGCCCACACCGGGGTGATCGGGCTCTCGACCTTCGCTGTCAACCTGCTGACGTTGATGGTGATCGCCGCCGGAACCGACTATGCGATCTTCGCGATCGGTCGCTATCAAGAAGCACGCGGCGCGGGCGAAGACCGAGAAACCGCGTACTACACGATGTTCAGCGGCACCTCGCACGTGGTCCTCGGGTCGGGAATGACGATCGCCGGCGCGATGCTGTGTCTGAGCTTCACCCGCCTGCCTTACTTCCAGACCATGGGTGTGCCGTGCGCCGTGGGTACGTTCGTCGCGGTCGTCGCCGCGTTGACGATGGGCCCGGCGGTCATCGTGATCGGCAGCCGGTTCGGACGTTTCGAACCCAAGCGCAGTATCCGGTCGAGGGGCTGGCGCCGCGTCGGTATCGCGGTGGTGCGCTGGCCCGGCCCGATCCTGGCCGCGACCTTGGGGCTGGCACTCATCGGTCTGCTCACGCTGCCGGGGTACAAGACCAACTATGACGCCCGCAAGTACCTGCCGTCGGATCTGCCGGCCAATGTCGGATATGCCGCTGCTGAAAGGCATTTCAGCGCCGCCCGGATGAACCCTGAACTGCTGATGGTCGAGGCCGACCACGATTTGCGAAATCCGGCAGACTTCCTGGTCATCGACAAGATCGCCAAGGGCATCGTCCGGGTGCCCGGCATCTCCCGGGTGCAGGCGATCACCAGGCCCAACGGCCGGCCTATCGAGCACACGAGTATCCCGTTCCTGCTCAGCCGGCAGGGCACGACCAACACGATGAACCGGAAGTACCAGCAGGACCGCATGGCCGACATGCTGGTGCAGGCCGACGAGATGCAGAAGAGCATCGACACGATGGAGCAGATGTCGCGGCTGACCCAGCAGATGGCCGACATCACGCATTCGATGGTGGCCAAGACCAAGGTGATGACCCTTGACATCGCCGAATTGCGGGACAACATCGGCGATTTCGACGATTGGCTGCGCCCGCTGCGCAACTACTTCTACTGGGAGCCGCACTGTTTCGATATCCCGGTGTGCCAGTCGCTCCGGTCGATCTTCGACACCCTGGACGGCATCGACGCCCTCACCGATGACGTTCAACAATTGGTACCCGAGCTGGAGCGGCTGGATACGCTGATGCCGCAGCTGGTCGCGCTGATGCCCCAGCAGATCGAATCCATGAAGACCATGAAGACGATGATGCTGACGCAGCGGTCCACGCAGGCCGGTCAGCAGGATCAGATGGCCGCCATGCAGGAGAATTCGACGGCCATGGGCAAGGCCTTCGATGAGGCCCGCAACGACGACACGTTCTACCTTCCGCCGGAAGCCTTCGACAACAAGGACTTCAAGCGTGGCATGAAGAACTTCATCTCGCCCGACGGAAAGTCGGTGCGGTTCATCATCAGTCACGAGGGTGATCCCGCGACGCCCGAAGGCGTCAACCATGTCGACCCGATCAAGCTGGCAGCCAAGGAAGCGCTCAAGGGCACGCCGCTGGAAGGCTCGAAGATCTACCTGGCCGGCACCGCGGCCACCTACAAGGACATGAAGGACGGATCGTTCTACGACCTGCTGATCGCCGGAATCGCCGCGGTGTCATTGATTTTCATCATCATGTTGCTGATCACGCGCAGTGTGGTGGCGGCAGCGGTGATCGTCGGTACGGTGCTGCTGTCCCTCGGTGCGTCGTTCGGGTTGTCCGTGCTCGTCTGGCAGCATCTCCTCGGGCTGGAACTGCATTGGATGGTGCTGGCGATGTCGGTCATCCTGCTGCTGGCGGTCGGCTCCGACTACAACCTGCTGCTGGTGTCCCGCTTCAAGGAAGAACTGCCCGGTGGCCTGAAGACCGGCATCATCCGGGCGATGGCGGGTACCGGTTCTGTGGTGACCTCGGCCGGGCTGGTGTTCGCCTTCACCATGGCGTCGTTCGCGTTCAGCGATCTGAAGGTCATGGCACAGGTGGGCACCACCATCGCGCTCGGCCTGCTGTTCGACACACTCATCGTGCGGTCTTTCATGACCCCGGCGATCGCGGCAATGCTGGGCCGGTGGTTCTGGTGGCCGCAGGTCATCCAGTCGGCGGCGTCCAAGCGGCGGCTGGCCGCGCTGCATCAGCAGACAAACACAGCTTCCGCACAGCCCTGA
- a CDS encoding YwaF family protein: MFSAQREFSAYGPSHLAVLAVFVTGAVLLVMIGRRQTQAQARILSRGLAVLLIAAFLVALAYKLADPSIDTSVPLQLCDLAELAAAYALWSQRHWAFVLTYYWGLVLSSQALITPDIGTPKEGAPDFPHHLFVTFFTLHVLVVLAAIYLTWGRGMRPGWRDYRFAVVATLVWAAVTFTFNVVTGTNYGYLNRKPPTASLLDVLGPWPVYLLAEVAIVLVVWALMTWPWERARQPARAAAP, encoded by the coding sequence ATGTTCTCTGCGCAGCGCGAGTTTTCGGCATACGGCCCGTCGCACCTGGCGGTGCTGGCGGTTTTCGTAACGGGCGCCGTGCTTCTGGTCATGATCGGCCGTCGCCAGACCCAGGCGCAGGCCCGCATCCTGAGCCGTGGTCTGGCAGTTCTGCTCATTGCCGCATTTCTCGTGGCGCTGGCCTACAAACTGGCCGACCCCTCCATCGACACCTCGGTCCCACTGCAGTTGTGCGACCTCGCGGAGCTGGCGGCGGCGTATGCCTTGTGGTCCCAACGGCATTGGGCCTTCGTCCTGACTTATTACTGGGGCCTCGTGCTGAGTTCACAAGCGTTGATCACGCCGGATATCGGTACGCCGAAAGAGGGCGCCCCGGATTTTCCACACCATCTGTTCGTCACGTTCTTCACGCTGCACGTGCTCGTCGTGTTGGCGGCCATCTACCTGACGTGGGGGAGAGGGATGCGACCCGGGTGGCGGGACTACCGCTTCGCCGTCGTGGCCACCCTCGTCTGGGCGGCGGTCACCTTCACGTTCAACGTCGTCACCGGAACCAACTACGGCTACCTCAACCGCAAGCCTCCCACCGCGTCGCTGCTGGATGTGTTGGGCCCGTGGCCGGTGTATCTGCTCGCCGAGGTCGCGATCGTGCTCGTGGTGTGGGCGCTGATGACCTGGCCGTGGGAGCGCGCGCGGCAACCTGCGAGGGCCGCGGCACCCTAA
- a CDS encoding cutinase family protein codes for MFSRRILSPLTGSARPGGRWVGLGAAALITAGVPLVALTAPPVAYAADCADAEVVFARGTDEPPGMGRVGDAFVDSLRKQAVGMNITTYAVDYKASKLQLHGGDGAKDAISHIKSTLSSCPDTQIVLGGYSQGASVINIVAGNPLGGIKWGDSLPPEYADNVAAITTFGDVGTRTKQSISTQSALFGSKAIDLCNPSDPICHEGQGNEWSGHTEGYVPVYTTQAAAFAASKLLAGFGQSLPGYGPALPDYGYGPSYGPDTSLPGYGPGSDPNTSLHGPQPGYGPSPGYAPVSPGYGVQPPGSDPPTPGSSSPSTAVGLV; via the coding sequence ATGTTCTCTCGCCGCATACTCAGCCCTTTGACGGGCAGTGCGCGGCCAGGTGGTCGCTGGGTCGGGCTTGGCGCTGCTGCTCTCATCACCGCGGGCGTCCCGCTCGTGGCCCTGACCGCACCGCCGGTGGCCTATGCCGCCGACTGTGCCGACGCCGAGGTTGTCTTCGCGCGTGGCACCGATGAGCCGCCGGGCATGGGCCGTGTCGGTGACGCCTTCGTCGACTCCCTACGCAAGCAGGCCGTCGGCATGAACATCACCACCTACGCGGTCGACTACAAGGCCAGCAAGCTGCAGCTGCACGGTGGTGACGGCGCCAAAGACGCGATCTCCCACATCAAGTCCACGCTGTCCTCGTGTCCCGACACCCAGATCGTGCTGGGCGGCTACTCGCAGGGTGCGAGCGTGATCAACATCGTGGCCGGCAACCCGCTGGGTGGCATCAAGTGGGGCGATTCGCTGCCGCCCGAGTACGCGGACAACGTCGCGGCGATCACCACCTTCGGCGACGTGGGCACCCGCACCAAGCAATCGATATCCACGCAGAGCGCACTGTTCGGTTCCAAGGCGATCGACCTGTGCAACCCCAGCGACCCGATCTGTCACGAGGGTCAGGGCAACGAGTGGAGCGGACACACCGAGGGCTACGTCCCCGTGTACACGACCCAGGCGGCGGCATTCGCCGCCTCGAAGCTGCTGGCCGGCTTCGGCCAGTCGCTGCCCGGGTACGGCCCGGCGCTGCCGGATTACGGATACGGGCCGAGTTACGGCCCGGACACGTCACTGCCCGGCTATGGGCCCGGATCCGACCCGAATACGTCGCTGCACGGACCGCAACCGGGGTACGGACCCTCGCCGGGGTACGCGCCGGTCTCGCCCGGGTACGGCGTGCAGCCACCCGGGTCCGACCCGCCGACTCCCGGGTCTTCGTCGCCGTCGACCGCAGTCGGATTGGTCTGA
- the smpB gene encoding SsrA-binding protein SmpB has product MATKKSSPAGNKQIVASNRKARHNYMILDTYEAGIALMGTEVKSLREGQASLADAFATVDDGEIWLRNVHIAEYHHGTWTNHAPRRNRKLLLHRREIDNLIGKIRDGNLTLVPLSMYFSDGKVKVELALARGKQAHDKRQDLAKRDADREITRELGRRAKGMS; this is encoded by the coding sequence GTGGCGACCAAGAAGTCCAGCCCCGCCGGCAACAAGCAGATTGTGGCCAGCAATCGCAAGGCGCGGCACAACTACATGATCCTCGATACCTATGAGGCGGGTATCGCGCTGATGGGCACCGAGGTCAAGAGCCTGCGCGAAGGCCAGGCCTCCTTGGCCGACGCGTTCGCCACCGTCGACGACGGTGAGATCTGGCTGCGCAACGTGCACATCGCGGAGTATCACCACGGCACGTGGACCAACCACGCGCCGCGGCGCAACCGCAAGCTGCTGTTGCACCGCAGGGAGATCGACAACCTGATCGGCAAGATCCGCGACGGCAACCTGACCCTGGTGCCGCTGTCGATGTACTTCTCCGACGGCAAGGTCAAGGTCGAACTGGCGCTGGCCCGAGGCAAGCAGGCCCACGACAAGCGCCAGGACCTGGCCAAGCGTGACGCCGACCGGGAGATCACCCGCGAGTTGGGCCGCCGCGCCAAGGGCATGTCCTAG
- the ftsX gene encoding permease-like cell division protein FtsX: MRFGFLVNEVLTGLRRNVTMTVAMILTTAISIGLFGGGLLVVRLADQSRDIYLDRVESQVFLTDDISANDPNCDADACKALYRMIDDRDDVRSLSFLNREQAYDDAIKKFPQYKDVAGKDAFPASFIVKLNDPEQHEAFDKAMQGQPGVLNVLNQKDLIDRLFAVLDGLSSVAFAVALVQAIGAVLLIANMVQVAAYTRRTEIGIMRLVGATRWYTQLPFLVEAMIAALIGVVIAIVGLIVVRAVFLEKALDQFYQSNLIARVDYADVLYFSAPWMLFLGLAMSGITAYVTLRLYIRR; this comes from the coding sequence GTGCGCTTCGGCTTTCTCGTCAATGAAGTTCTGACCGGGCTTCGTCGCAACGTCACGATGACGGTGGCGATGATCCTGACCACCGCCATCTCTATCGGCCTGTTCGGTGGCGGCCTGTTGGTGGTGCGGCTGGCCGATCAGTCCCGTGACATCTACCTGGACCGGGTCGAGAGCCAGGTGTTCCTGACCGATGACATCTCGGCCAACGACCCCAACTGCGACGCCGACGCGTGCAAGGCGCTGTACCGCATGATCGACGACCGCGACGACGTGCGCTCGCTGAGCTTCCTCAACCGCGAGCAGGCCTACGACGACGCGATCAAGAAGTTCCCGCAGTACAAGGACGTCGCGGGCAAGGATGCGTTCCCGGCGTCGTTCATCGTCAAGCTCAACGATCCCGAGCAGCACGAGGCGTTCGACAAGGCGATGCAGGGCCAGCCCGGTGTGCTCAACGTCCTCAACCAGAAGGACCTGATCGACCGGTTGTTCGCCGTCCTCGACGGTCTCAGTAGTGTCGCGTTCGCCGTGGCGCTGGTGCAGGCGATCGGCGCGGTGCTGCTGATCGCCAACATGGTCCAGGTGGCCGCGTACACGCGGCGCACCGAGATCGGCATCATGCGCCTGGTCGGTGCGACCCGCTGGTACACCCAGTTGCCGTTCCTGGTCGAGGCGATGATCGCGGCCCTGATCGGTGTGGTGATCGCGATCGTCGGGCTGATCGTGGTCAGAGCGGTGTTCCTGGAGAAGGCGCTCGACCAGTTTTATCAGTCGAATCTCATCGCCCGGGTGGACTACGCTGACGTGCTCTACTTCAGCGCACCGTGGATGCTGTTCCTCGGCCTGGCGATGTCCGGCATAACCGCGTATGTGACGCTGCGGCTCTACATACGAAGGTAG
- the ftsE gene encoding cell division ATP-binding protein FtsE: MITLDHVTKHYKSSARPALDDVSLKIDKGEFVFLIGPSGSGKSTFMRLLLAAETPTSGDIRVSKFHVNKLAGRHVPNLRQVIGCVFQDFRLLQQKTVFENVAFALEVIGKRGEVINRVVPDVLEMVGLSGKANRLPSELSGGEQQRVAIARAFVNRPLVLIADEPTGNLDPETSKDIMDLLERINRTGTTVLMATHDHHIVDSMRQRVVELELGRLIRDEQRGVYGMDR; this comes from the coding sequence ATGATCACCCTCGACCACGTGACGAAGCACTACAAGTCTTCGGCGCGCCCAGCGCTCGACGACGTCTCGTTGAAAATCGACAAGGGTGAGTTCGTCTTCCTGATCGGCCCGTCGGGTTCGGGCAAGTCGACGTTCATGCGGCTGCTGCTGGCGGCCGAGACGCCCACCTCGGGTGACATCCGAGTGTCCAAGTTCCACGTCAACAAGCTGGCCGGCCGGCATGTCCCGAACCTGCGTCAGGTGATCGGCTGCGTGTTCCAGGACTTCCGGCTGCTCCAGCAGAAGACGGTGTTCGAGAACGTGGCGTTCGCCCTTGAGGTGATCGGCAAGCGCGGCGAGGTGATCAACCGCGTCGTCCCGGACGTGCTCGAGATGGTCGGCCTGTCCGGTAAGGCCAACCGGTTGCCGAGCGAGCTGTCCGGTGGCGAGCAGCAGCGCGTGGCCATCGCCCGCGCCTTCGTCAACCGCCCGCTGGTCCTGATCGCCGACGAGCCCACCGGCAACTTGGATCCTGAGACCAGCAAGGACATCATGGATCTGCTGGAGCGGATCAACCGCACCGGCACCACGGTGCTGATGGCCACCCACGACCATCACATCGTCGACTCCATGCGTCAGCGGGTCGTCGAACTCGAACTCGGCCGGCTGATCCGTGATGAGCAGCGCGGCGTCTACGGAATGGATCGCTAA
- a CDS encoding mechanosensitive ion channel family protein, with protein sequence MTTTNTVLAFSLADRWHGFWHGEIGVWILTTGLHIALLLIGGLLAARFINWAAQRVVRRIDAEYQESDQLVRSESAKHRQAVASVISWVSVAVLFIIVLVEVTDALAVPIASLVAPAAVLGAALGFGAQRIVQDLLAGFFIITEKQYGFGDLVRLTIAAANEAEGTVEDVTLRVTKLRSSEGEMYTVPNGQIVKALNLSKDWARAVVDIPVSVSADLNVVNDVLNDVAEKAAEDGELSKLLLDKPQLMGVESIGLDTVNLRMVARTLPGKQFDVGRRLRVRVVRALRRAGVVTSSDASIAAAGDVVHPAAVAETQATTAPASSAQEQKK encoded by the coding sequence ATGACGACGACTAATACGGTGCTGGCCTTTTCCCTCGCCGACCGCTGGCACGGTTTCTGGCATGGCGAGATCGGCGTCTGGATCCTGACCACCGGGCTGCACATCGCCCTGTTGCTGATCGGCGGCCTGCTGGCCGCGCGCTTCATCAACTGGGCCGCGCAACGGGTGGTGCGCCGGATCGACGCCGAATATCAGGAAAGCGATCAGCTGGTGCGCTCGGAGAGCGCCAAGCACCGGCAGGCCGTCGCCTCGGTGATCTCCTGGGTCTCGGTGGCGGTGCTGTTCATCATCGTGCTCGTCGAGGTCACCGATGCGCTCGCGGTGCCGATCGCCTCTCTGGTCGCCCCGGCCGCGGTGCTCGGTGCCGCTCTCGGTTTCGGTGCGCAACGCATCGTGCAGGACCTGCTTGCCGGCTTCTTCATCATCACCGAGAAGCAGTACGGGTTCGGTGACCTGGTCCGGCTGACGATCGCCGCCGCCAATGAGGCCGAGGGCACTGTCGAGGACGTCACATTGCGGGTCACCAAGCTGCGGTCCTCCGAGGGGGAGATGTACACCGTGCCCAACGGGCAGATCGTCAAGGCGCTCAACCTGTCCAAGGACTGGGCGCGTGCGGTGGTCGACATCCCGGTCTCGGTCAGCGCCGACCTGAACGTGGTCAACGACGTGCTCAACGATGTCGCCGAGAAGGCGGCCGAGGATGGCGAGCTGTCCAAGCTGCTGCTCGACAAGCCGCAGCTGATGGGTGTGGAGAGCATCGGCCTGGACACCGTGAACCTGCGGATGGTCGCGCGCACTCTGCCGGGCAAGCAGTTCGATGTGGGCCGGCGGTTGCGGGTACGGGTGGTGCGCGCGCTGCGCCGTGCCGGCGTGGTGACCTCGTCTGATGCGTCGATCGCCGCGGCAGGCGATGTGGTGCATCCGGCGGCTGTCGCGGAAACGCAGGCCACCACGGCACCGGCGTCCTCGGCGCAGGAGCAGAAGAAGTGA
- the prfB gene encoding peptide chain release factor 2, translated as MDPDRQAAVAALDTTLTTVERVLDIDGLRQRIDMLEQQASDPNLWDDQSRAQKVTSELSHAQNELRRVQELRQRVDDLPVLFELAAEEGGADELAEADAELAKLREDIETLEVRTLLSGEYDEREAVVTIRSGAGGVDAADWAEMLMRMYIRWAEKHDYPVEVFDTSYAEEAGIKSATFAVHAPFAYGTLSVEQGTHRLVRISPFDNQSRRQTSFADVEVLPVVETTDHIEIPEGDLRVDVYRSSGPGGQSVNTTDSAVRLTHIPTGIVVTCQNEKSQLQNKVAAMRVLQARLLERKRLEERAEMDALKGDGGSSWGNQMRSYVLHPYQMVKDLRTEYEVGNPATVLDGDIDGFLEAGIRWRNRKDDDD; from the coding sequence GTGGATCCAGACCGCCAAGCCGCCGTAGCCGCACTCGACACCACCCTGACGACCGTGGAGCGGGTGCTCGACATCGATGGCCTGCGCCAGCGGATCGACATGCTCGAGCAGCAGGCCTCCGATCCGAACCTCTGGGATGACCAGTCGCGGGCGCAGAAAGTCACCAGTGAGCTCTCGCACGCGCAGAACGAACTGCGCCGGGTGCAGGAGTTGCGTCAGCGTGTCGACGACCTGCCGGTGTTGTTCGAACTCGCGGCCGAAGAGGGTGGTGCCGACGAGCTCGCCGAGGCCGACGCCGAACTCGCCAAGCTCCGTGAGGACATCGAGACCCTTGAGGTTCGCACCCTGCTCTCGGGCGAGTACGACGAGCGCGAAGCTGTCGTCACGATCCGTTCGGGCGCCGGCGGCGTCGACGCCGCGGACTGGGCCGAGATGCTGATGCGGATGTACATCCGCTGGGCCGAGAAGCACGACTATCCGGTCGAGGTGTTCGACACCTCCTACGCCGAAGAGGCCGGGATCAAGAGCGCGACCTTCGCGGTGCACGCCCCGTTCGCCTACGGCACCCTGTCGGTCGAACAGGGCACCCACCGGCTGGTGCGCATCAGCCCGTTCGACAACCAGAGCCGGCGCCAGACGTCGTTCGCCGACGTCGAGGTGCTCCCGGTCGTCGAAACCACCGACCACATCGAGATCCCCGAAGGCGACCTGCGCGTCGACGTGTACCGCTCCAGCGGTCCCGGCGGGCAGTCGGTGAACACCACCGACTCGGCCGTCCGCCTCACCCACATCCCGACCGGGATCGTGGTGACCTGTCAGAACGAGAAGTCACAGCTGCAGAACAAGGTCGCCGCGATGCGGGTGCTGCAGGCCCGGCTGCTCGAACGCAAGCGTCTGGAGGAGCGCGCCGAGATGGATGCGCTCAAGGGTGACGGCGGCAGCTCCTGGGGTAACCAGATGCGGTCCTATGTTCTGCACCCCTATCAGATGGTGAAAGATCTTCGCACCGAGTACGAGGTCGGGAACCCGGCCACGGTGCTGGATGGAGACATCGACGGATTCCTGGAAGCAGGGATCAGATGGCGCAACAGAAAAGATGACGACGACTAA
- a CDS encoding FAD-dependent oxidoreductase has product MRPYHVAIVGSGPSGFFAAASLLKFADSPDSDRDVRVDMLEMLPTPWGLVRSGVAPDHPKIKSISAQFDKTAADPRFRFFGNIKVGEHVTPAELAQRYDSVIYAVGAQSDRALHIPGEELPGSVAAVDFVGWYNAHPHFDDMAPNLAGGRAVVVGNGNVALDVARILVSDPEALANTDIANHALASLDTRGVEEVVVIGRRGPLQATFTTLELRELGDLEALGDVDVVLDPADFDGITDDDLEAAGKTVKQNIKVLRKYIDQQPREAKRRIIFRFCTSPVELRGEDRVESIVLGRNELVRDADGRMVAKDTGEREELPAQLVVRAVGYRGVPTPGLPFDERSGTIPHTDGRIEGSRNEYVVGWIKRGPSGVIGSNKKDSQDTVDTLLDDLRAGGVDERGAEYDIELAEWLLEHQPKLVTGEHWQLIDAHERAAGEPLGRPRVKLASVAELLRIAHA; this is encoded by the coding sequence ATGCGCCCATATCACGTAGCGATCGTCGGCTCCGGCCCCTCAGGTTTCTTTGCTGCCGCATCGCTGCTGAAGTTCGCCGATTCGCCCGACTCCGATCGCGACGTTCGGGTCGACATGCTCGAGATGCTGCCGACCCCGTGGGGGTTGGTGCGTTCGGGAGTGGCGCCCGACCATCCGAAGATCAAGTCCATCAGCGCGCAGTTCGACAAGACCGCAGCCGATCCGCGGTTCCGGTTCTTCGGCAACATCAAGGTCGGCGAGCATGTCACGCCGGCCGAACTGGCGCAGCGCTATGACTCGGTGATCTATGCCGTCGGGGCGCAGTCCGACCGGGCGTTGCACATCCCCGGGGAAGAGTTGCCCGGCAGCGTTGCCGCAGTGGATTTCGTCGGCTGGTACAACGCCCATCCCCATTTCGATGACATGGCACCCAATCTGGCGGGAGGACGGGCGGTGGTGGTCGGCAACGGCAACGTCGCCCTGGACGTGGCCCGCATCCTGGTCAGCGACCCCGAGGCCCTGGCCAACACCGACATCGCCAACCACGCGCTGGCCTCACTGGACACCCGCGGGGTGGAAGAGGTGGTCGTGATCGGACGTCGCGGACCGCTGCAGGCGACGTTCACCACCCTGGAACTGCGCGAACTCGGCGACCTCGAGGCGTTGGGTGATGTCGACGTCGTCCTCGATCCGGCCGATTTCGACGGCATCACCGACGATGACCTGGAAGCTGCGGGCAAGACCGTCAAGCAGAACATCAAGGTGCTGCGCAAGTACATCGACCAGCAGCCGCGAGAAGCCAAGCGGCGCATCATCTTCCGCTTCTGCACCTCCCCCGTCGAACTGCGCGGCGAGGATCGGGTCGAGTCGATTGTGCTGGGCCGCAACGAACTTGTCCGTGACGCCGACGGACGCATGGTGGCCAAAGACACCGGCGAACGCGAGGAGCTGCCGGCCCAGCTGGTGGTGCGGGCGGTCGGTTATCGCGGCGTGCCCACGCCCGGACTGCCGTTCGACGAACGCTCCGGCACGATTCCGCACACCGACGGACGTATCGAGGGCAGCCGCAACGAATACGTGGTGGGCTGGATCAAACGCGGGCCGTCCGGCGTGATCGGCAGCAACAAAAAGGACTCACAGGACACCGTCGACACCCTGCTGGACGACCTTCGGGCCGGCGGCGTCGACGAGCGAGGCGCCGAGTACGACATCGAACTCGCCGAATGGCTGCTGGAACACCAGCCCAAGCTCGTCACCGGCGAGCACTGGCAGCTGATCGACGCGCACGAGCGCGCCGCCGGAGAGCCGCTGGGCCGTCCACGCGTGAAGCTGGCGAGTGTGGCCGAGCTGCTCCGGATCGCGCACGCCTGA